The stretch of DNA AATTAAATGTGAGACAATATCGTGTTTCAGACATTGGTTAAAAAAAATGCCAATATTGAGCATCTCTACTGTTTTAACATTGAATTGAGCTGCATTTTCTGCATGTAGAATGTACAATTGAAGGTCTCCAATCTAAGGTTTGTCAAAGTAAGAACATTAGACATTTCTGAAGGACTAGACCCATGAATCCACTGGAAGTGTTACATTTGATCAGATGTGCACAAATTGTTGACCAAACTATTTAGAAAGACAATTGCCGTgacctggttggttggttggttggttggtttgtctgtttgtttgtctgtttgtctgtttggtcggtttgtttgtttgtttgtttgtttgtagtgTCAAAAAATTGATGTTTAGAAATGTTCTGTTTAGGATTAGTGATGCAGTTTTTAGGCAAGAATTGTAAAGTCTTTCAAACATGAcacttttatttttacttaaCCCAGTTTTCTTCTGTAATATTTGGGTCCCTGACCAAGTCCAGCAGAGGTAACAAATACTTCTTGAtcgtgacctgtgcattcaccaaatgggttgaatgtttgccagcacctAATGACACGGCTCAAACAACTGCTGTCCTTTTGATGAATCACATTTTCTCCCGGTTCGGTCTCCCCGCACGTGTTAACTCGGATAGGGGAACTCccttcacctctgaagtgatggaacatctttggCAGATGTTGGGGGTaaaggccaatttccacattgGTTACCGGCCCCAGTCTTCTGGCCAAGTTGAAAGGATGAACTGGACGGTTGTCAGCATGTTAAAGAAGCATGTGTCCTCTAATCACAGAGACTGGGATGCAAAGCTTCTGTTGGTCCTGATGGTCATACGGGCCACTCCCCATGAATCTACAggcgtctccccgtttgaaatgatgacgggtaaaCAGATGACcctgccgcttcacctgctgtatcagtcaGTTCAGTCCAATGCTGCTCCGGCTTACACTAGCGAGCAGTATTTACAAGACTTGAAGAATCAACTGCCTGCAGCTTTTTCTTTTGCACGGACAAATCTGTAGAATCAGCTGAgggcaggcggattggttcggcgtctgcagtgatgcggacgctgagccgatctgtcgtggggaagagggagctgagccagaaagccaggctctcgatttaccggtcgatctacgtcccaatcctcacctatggtcatgagctttgggtaatgaccgaaagaacgagatcgcggatacaagcggccgaaatgagtttcctccgtagggtggccgggctcagccttagagatagggtgaggagctcggacattcgggagggactcggagtagaaccgctgctcctccggatcgaaaggagccagttgaggtggtttgggcatctggtcaggatgcctcctggacgcctccccggggaggtgtttcgggcatgtcctgccggcagaaggcccccgggtcgacccaggacacgttggagaggttacatctccaatctggtccgggaacgccttggggtcctgccggaggagctggtggacaaggccggggagaggacggcctggagctccctagttgggatgctgcccccgcgacccggacccggataagcggaggaagacgagacgagacgagacagagatagagcctgccgaactccagtgggcaatgagttccatagctttggggcagcatgcacaaatgctcgatccCTCCGCGATTTAAGTTTCATCCGTGGCgtgtacagcagcaaaaggtcagccgacctcaacgtgcaggtgggcacatatggagtgagaagggcagagaggtagggaggtgccaggtcattgagtgctttaaaaacaaaagtcagtaacttaaactgcactctgaaaatgacagggagccagtgaagatgttccaggacaggggtaatgtgtctacgtcggtgtgtacccgtcaagaacctggcagcagcgttctgaacaacctgcagccgattcagggcagagtccggaacaccaacgaggagggcacttgcatagtccaggcgagaggtaatgaaagcactttgaataacactttgtttgaaaagcgctttagaaataaaatttgattgattgattgattgattgattgattgaatgactGCCTCCAAATGCCTCAGTTTCAGGATTCGTcggaggtgagtaaggcggcgaagctgataaaaacaagacctcgctacggagtttatctgtggggccattgtgagtccagcatccagcttgaccccgagactcgtcacaaactgtttggggttaagggttaaaaggtcacaaacagggtgagagccatggtggttgcgggggtcaaaaacaataaactcagacttcttttcattcagttttaagaagttggatgccagccagcccttcacgtcatccatacatgcagccaatttcgagcctgCATTcttctcgtccatttccacgtatagctgacagtcatctgcgtagatgtgatacctcaggccatgctgattcaggatattgcccaaaggcagaaggtagattgaaaacagcaatggcccaagaacggaaccttgtggcaccccccaaggcagtggaagactggaggatgcacagtcaccaatttgtacagagatggtacggtttgataggtaggagcggaaccatttataGGCAACCCCTGTCACCtcaacccaagacccaagccgatccagtaaaatatggtgatcgaccgtatcaaaagccgttgaaaggtccagctggagcagcagtaccctagacccagagtcagatgccaccagaatgtcatttagcaccctaaccaaagcagactcagtgctatggtttggtctaaagGCTGACTGAAACACATCCAACAACGAGTTGTTGTTCATATGGGCAGAGATCTGaccatgcacaattttctcaaggaccttcgagagaaacgggactttcgatTATGATCaaaaggcctcacattctgaactcaacgtaggtgatgaggcctggttctacaacTTTGCTCCTAAGTCCGGTCACAGAAAAGTCCCCTCTGGTAAACTGGCTGAGAAACTTTTGCCAAAGTGGTCAGGTCCATTCCTGATCACTGAAAACTCTCCGgttgtgtatcagatcaagatcaccaAAAGTAACAAAAATCCCATCTATAAGTGGGTCCACAGGAACCAAATCAAACCACACAAGGGTTCCACAAACTTTGATGATAACACCACCCATAAATCTGATGACCCCACTCGaattgcactgtgtgtgtgtgtgtgtggggggggggggtctgtccgCTCTCCCTCGGTTCTCTGTTTCAAGTCACACAAGTTctgttgagtgtatgtgtgtataaTTCATGTCTAAACGTAACGTACAGACTTGGTTGACTTTGATGTCATGCTGTGAGTTTCCATAGTTCTATGACTGAGTTCATAACAGTTCAAATTGAGTAAATCCACTAACTGTTATGTGAATCCAAATTCAATtgtcatttattttttaatttctagagattttagaatttttacaatttttacacTTTTTATGACTGGTTGAAGTTTATTTTACACTTTAATTTTACAATACTAATCTCTAATTCCTTCTGTGGTACATTCACATTTAGGTTTGATTACTAAAAGCACTGATTAACTTCTTGTGTTTCTTCTTaatttttatattattcttttaaagATACATTCCATACATATTTGCATTATTTTGATTACCACTAATTACTtaattatatatattataaaaCATAGCATTTTAATATTTGACAGTTATGAGCTACTGATTATTTATCTCTTCCATTTTTGATAAAATTTTTGCCCAAAAGCTTTAATTTCCCTTATATATACTATAgggtttgtttattttgttcttttgcaacagttttccagtacacgtagtttaCTGAGTCCACTCCTTATAGCTGACCTCTTTTCACATAATCTCCACACACATAGGTACATATAGtcctagtgtttttttattagttcTTTTCTATCAGACGCCATCTATGTGGGTCTATGGTCaaatgccctgtgtgtgtgttttgatactTTGCTGAGTTTCGCCAGATGTCCTCGCTTCCTGGGATAACATCACTGCTTCATCACCTGGTTCTGCTGCTCTGGATTCCGGTTCTTCTGGAGTTCTGGGCATCCTAAGGTTTTCCTGCTCCGGTTTCCTGGATCACTACGGATCGCTGGTATCTGGTCTGTTTCTGCTCATGGATCTGGTTTCCTTGTCATCGTGGTCCCTGCCTACAGATTTAGCTAAGTGGGATTACTATTTCCTGATTGGGATCTCTATTGACTATTCTTCTGTGTGGGGGGTTGCTTTTCCTCACTCCCGATGTTTCGGTGCCTGAGAACTAACTCTGTCTTCCTCTGCTGAGTCCTCAGGGCCTCTAAGATTGTCCAATGCCTCGTGGTCCTCTGCCATGACTCCGTGACCTTGGAAAGAGGGGGCAGTTGTAAGGTCCAAAAGGGTGAATTTTCACCTATAGATTGAGCAACATAATaaactttcatctacagaaataaatccactttctattggccttctaaatccagaatgcgtgttgacattccatgaagacaaaacattcaaacaaacattctctcccaaggttctGCACTCACTGTGAACGCCAGATGTCAACATTCTTcattctgaacaagtgaagactccACGATTTCATAGTTAtacgttaaataatcatatgtgatgaatgaacaagatgtttaaatcaaatgttagaATAATCTGAGCTTAAATTAATGAATTTTAAATGAATATTgtccttacaatgatccatttatatcacaaatcagtatgcgTTTGActtaagttaatcattgtttacactcatacaaatCACGAGTTTTGAAgattctcattcacagtgttaagacttttgtatctgaaggaaggcgtggctttctgagggatgttggtaaatactcagaaacgtgtcaaattctgatttgccaaacttgcccAGAAattataacaaagtagtttaataaaacaagaattacttcccaagtaattcagtttccagctgagcccCGATTCAGCcatatcgggaaagaagcctcttttgaaacaatctcctttgaccttGAGTCACAatctttctgcgacgctgcaagtgattacagacacaacagctcttcagtagggctgcagctatcgaatatttttgtaatcgagtactctatcgaatatttttttcgattaatcgagtactctaataaattacccttttgtatttgtaaaccattatatcaaatagcatgttataattatgaaagacctgttaaaatgagcaagcaattgccagttattcttcaagttttattcaaaattagttttcaaaacttcagcacttcaactttacttcacagtaaacaaatggctgtgcaaaaaataagtacacaacctgagccgattttcccctcatgcgagaatctgctagcctgcaagccagacaaaaactaggaggataactgttgaagtagcgctgcgggcggctgcggcccaaacagaaccagaaccgctcacggtgcatgcgcaaacagctcgccggctgttccctattaacacacatccgttttaatttcaacacttttttctcacacaataacaaggattgtagagaaagcatgtttgccgtggttttgtcaaattatacggatcacaaaacatttatttactttctttcgttttcctcacataaatacccgtgtcctcctgcagcaatcccgaaggacaacaaacatcaataacacaataaaaagtcctacgttttgtgtaaaaatgctattttttagcacattttaagtccgacgtgttgctaccagacgtacggtgtgagctgaaactgagtgctacaacgaaaaagtcgcacagtgtccgcagaatatatagaaatacaggctaaaaagcattatcttgtagaggctccgagtccgcttgcagaagagacatttacaggtgctgcagcagcacggaggatgtggtgttgtggtaggcttaatccattttacagtatttacactggagtacgttttccgcctaacgacgtgaaaaatggtcccacatcttgacattttctgtctttttcgcactccaccggggtccacgttgtccgccatggcttaagagaaagttaagttacattcgctactcgcgtgtgcagtccagtgggcatgtgcgtcacttatttcagtccgggtgaaacatgaccacgggcgactgcaaagccacgaattaattaaatatgaattaaacgaatcctcgaggcagagaatttgactcgaggattttatgtactcgaattattcgaggtactcgaggaatcgtttcagccctactcttcagagctacttcaactctcagacatccaccttggacgcctaatctgcagaccccgggttgcatctcatggccggggaagctgaactcagaggaagctactaatatcTGAGAATTGTGGTtttgacgtccggtgacctcaccactctgaccgcaaccctccggactggcgggagcaactcataccagggtatcgtcagcctgcatactggagtctgatgaggttcataaataaacaactctctagtttataacaaacaacaaattattttacagccagatttcacaatttctctcagatgcaaagaaacggttgctacaacatctagcttccattacatcaCCTCACATTCACCacttcacatctcattattcatatcttggcatgtatcattagtttaggaaaaagaattaaattcattttataaactatatactgactctatctggattaatacgaagtgtgtttatggtccctgaataagcaaagaaccctagaatcttctgattaaacattcaaagatcaatttgACAGTTCATAattgtatggaatatcacatcttattggtcataattaacatgTATTAAATGCTACAATTTCATGCAGACACTGAAAAAAATTACCACTACCTTGTTCTGCATTTCTTAACCAACACAATGCCCAGTTGGCTAGACTCTGCATTTTATAGATAAAGTTACCATCATTTTAAAGAGAAGGTAAAATCAAACAAGCATGTAGCAAAAATTACAACTTTTATGTGTTTTTGCTAATCAACTCTTCATTTGATCATGTGATGCTGGCAGCAGTGCAGAGGTTAATACAAAGACTTGGGCTCTTACACTGCTGCAGTTACTGTCAGGTGCTGCTGTGACTTGCTGCTGACGCTCATGGTGGAGACAGGACCATGAGGGTGGATGTGCTCAGGTGTGGAATCAACACAGCAATTACTCCTAACCTCAAACAAACATGAGCTCAGCCCAGAAAAACATTACACACACGCTGCAGGATCATCAGCGAACCTCACCGCCCCCCAGGCTGTCAGCTCAGCAAACAACTCTTCATGCTTTTTCTTGATTGGTTTGTAAATTCAGTTAAGTTGGATCTGAAGACAAAATGAGATTATGTCAGATTGTCATTAAGGTTGATTTAATCCGATTTAACCTCCTGAGATATTGACTTTCAATCCTGTTAATGAGTCATAATTTAGGGAGACGCTGAGGTCCTAACTAACCCAATTTGGTATGAGTAAACCCAAAAATTGCACAGCAAACAAGAAAGTACATTTGCAGAGCTTGGTAATCCGAAGTGCGTTCATCAGATGGCCCCGCCCCCTGAGATCACGTGAACACGCTCAGGGAGTCGGATCTCCTCGACTCCTCTGACTAGTCCGAGCGGATCGGAGACGCGCTCTCATCTGACAGATCCGAGAGGAGAGAGAAAAGGTAACGCGTTTGCTACTCTAGAGGCACGAAATAAATTAGTGTTTATTAGAAATAGTTGAGACAAAATAATGAGTTAATCAGATTCTAAAGATCTGCATGAGAAACGGATTTTTGTTTGATTGGAGCAAAGCGGCGCGCTGATTACTAGAAATTACCTGAACGCGTTTATTTAAACCAGCGTGGGAACGATGCTTTTTGTTCTCCTGTTGTGGTCTGGGAGAAAACAGAAGCGCTCTGATCTGAAGACCCTTGTTATTTAGATGTGAATTACTTTCTGTGGTTTTAAAGATATACGCTGTTTGAACGAGATCTACTCTTAAGAAGAGAACTGTTTTGAATTTGGTGTATAGTGACGTTGTTTGGGTATATTCAGAAGATATGAAGAcattttaattattatcatcataAACTTTTTTAAATACTTAACATGGAGCCACAATACAGCAGAAACTgattaaatttttttaaatatgagacagtttaaaaaagaacaaaaatctaGTGTCCCAGCTTTACATTAAGGCATTTCAGAGCTTTGTTAAATGTACTAAAATCCTTGTTTACAGCTAAGATCTGTTTAACTATTTATTTACTATCGTGAAATAAGTCAAGTCTCGTAAAACATATTATTGGCCAGTTTTCAGAGAAAATCCACAATTTATTACAAACTAATTAAACAACGCAACATCATTTattgacttttttttaaatatgaatctaTTTCTAGTCTTTGTGTTTTAACTTTTGGGTGAAAAACTAATATTTAGTTTTTTCTTGCAGGTTAGACAACGATGATGGAGCTAatgaccacttctcctctctaccCCATCAGTTCAACTGATGAAACAGGAATTAATGACTCTCTAAATTATGACTATGACTACACAGATGATGCTGGCCTCAAAGATGACCACACTGAGCTGAGACAGTCTctcaacatcatgtctctgattgtTTACTCCTTGGCCTTTGTCCTCGGAGTACTCGGGAATGGAGTGGTCATCTGGGTCACAGGCTTCAAGATGAAGAAAACCGTCAACACGGTCTGGTTCCTCAACCTTGCTGTGGCTGACTTCCTCTTCACAGCATTCCTGCCTCTGAGTGTGACATACACAGCTATGGATTTTCACTGGCTGTTTGGGAGGTTAATGTGCAAGCTGAACAGCACCATTagcttcctgaacatgtttgctaGTGTCTACATCCTGGTGGTGATCAGTGTGGACAGGTGTGTGTCTGTGGTGTGGCCCGTCTGGGCCCAGAATCACAGAAACGTCCGCAAGGCTTCCTATGTGAGTCTGTGTGTTTGGGCTCTGGCTTTGGTTCTGAGTGCTCCGTATTTTGTGTTCAGAGATACCGCACCAGCAGATTACAACGAGGACATAATTCACTGCTTCAACAACTTTGCTCTCTCCAATGACTCCGAAGCCGAATCTGAGCTTCAGCTACAACTCGTTCGCCATCAAGCCATGATCCACACCCGCTTCCTGCTGGGGTTTGTCATCCCATTCAGCATCATCGTCTCCTGTTACGCCATCATCATCCACCGACTCAGGAGAAACCGCACCCTGGCCAACAAGTCAAGTCGTCCCTTTAAGATAATCGCTGCCATCATCATCACTTTCTTCCTCTGCTGGGCTCCTTTTCACATCTTGAGTCTGATTGAGTTGGTCAGTCACATGACAAATTACACCAATGAAACTCTCAACCACATAGTGATGATCGGAGTCCCCATTGCAACAAGCCTGGCCTTCCTCAACAGCTGCATGAACCCACTGCTGTATGTGTTCATGGGCCAAGACTTCAAGGATAAAGTCCGTAAATCCATCCTGAAGGTGTTGGAGAACGCCTTCCAGGAGGAAGTGTCTCGCTCCTACACCTACACAAACTCAATGATCACCATACAAAGCAAGGACAAGTCCTTCTCTGATGTTCAGGTGTGAAAACACACAAAGACTTTAACTGTACAGTCTAAATGTTACTGTTGATATTTTCATCTAaagtattttcttacactttttgTTCTGCGTGGCATAAAAAAGGCAAGAATTCATGCTGCTGCAGTTTTACCCTAAATTATAACCCTAACATACAATCTGCACTTGCATTTCCTGCACACCATAAAAATGACGCT from Nothobranchius furzeri strain GRZ-AD chromosome 5, NfurGRZ-RIMD1, whole genome shotgun sequence encodes:
- the fpr1 gene encoding chemerin-like receptor 1; the protein is MMELMTTSPLYPISSTDETGINDSLNYDYDYTDDAGLKDDHTELRQSLNIMSLIVYSLAFVLGVLGNGVVIWVTGFKMKKTVNTVWFLNLAVADFLFTAFLPLSVTYTAMDFHWLFGRLMCKLNSTISFLNMFASVYILVVISVDRCVSVVWPVWAQNHRNVRKASYVSLCVWALALVLSAPYFVFRDTAPADYNEDIIHCFNNFALSNDSEAESELQLQLVRHQAMIHTRFLLGFVIPFSIIVSCYAIIIHRLRRNRTLANKSSRPFKIIAAIIITFFLCWAPFHILSLIELVSHMTNYTNETLNHIVMIGVPIATSLAFLNSCMNPLLYVFMGQDFKDKVRKSILKVLENAFQEEVSRSYTYTNSMITIQSKDKSFSDVQV